One Acomys russatus unplaced genomic scaffold, mAcoRus1.1, whole genome shotgun sequence DNA segment encodes these proteins:
- the LOC127186320 gene encoding myocyte-specific enhancer factor 2A-like has translation MPTAYNTDYSLTSADLSALQGFTSPGMLSLGQASAWQQHHLGQAALSSLVAGGQLSQGSNLSINTNQNINIKSEPISPPRDRMTPSGFQQQQQQQQQQQQQQQQQPPPQPPQPQPRQEMGRSPVDSLSSSSSSYDGSDREDPRGDFHSPIVLGRPPNTEDRESPSVKRMRMDTWVT, from the exons ATGCCGACTGCTTACAacactg ACTACTCACTGACCAGCGCTGACCTGTCGGCCCTGCAAGGCTTCACCTCCCCTGGAATGCTGTCTCTGGGGCAGGCTTCAGCCTGGCAGCAACACCATCTAGGACAAGCAGCCCTCAGCTCTCTAGT GGCTGGAGGGCAGTTATCTCAGGGTTCAAATTTGTCCATTAACACCAACCAGAACATCAACATTAAGTCAGAGCCAATTTCACCTCCCCGGGATAGAATGACCCCATCAggcttccagcagcagcagcagcagcagcagcagcaacagcagcagcagcagcagcaaccgcCGCCCCAGCCTCCGCAGCCCCAACCCCGGCAGGAAATGGGGCGCTCCCCTGTGGACAGTTTGAGCAGCTCCAGCAGCTCCTATGATGGCAGTGACCGGGAGGATCCACGGGGCGACTTTCATTCTCCAATTGTGCTTGGCCGACCCCCAAATACCGAGGACAGAGAAAGCCCTTCTGTAAAACGCATGAGGATGGACACGTGGGTGACCTAA